Part of the Verrucomicrobiia bacterium genome is shown below.
ATACGCCGGCTTCTTCCGAAAAGGGGCAACCAGCGTCAGCGCGCGTTTTGATTATTGGCACGCGGCCTTTGTAACCACGAAGGAGCATCCGTGGATAGGAACGGGTCCCGGCACCTTTGCCATCCCATATGAGAGGATCAAGCGGCCTGAGGCCGAGATGGCGCGGCTTACTCACAACGATTACCTCGAACAGGCCTCGGATTCAGGCCTGCCCGGCTTTTTGATTTATACCCTCTTCATCGTCAGCGCGCTGGTGTATGGGGTCCGAGCCAGACAAATCGACGGTTTATGGTTCCTGTGGCTTGGTCTTTTAGGTTGGGCTTTGCAAGGGTTGATTGAGTTTCCGTTGTATATGCCAGCCCTGGCATGGCCGGCCTTTACTTTTTTCGGCCTTTTGCTGGGGAGTTGCCGGCGGGGCTAATGACAGACCGGCCGCCTTTGGTTCACCCGGAAGTTGCTGATCAGAGACTCCTTACGTCGTCTCCTACAGCCAGGAATTGTGAACCATCCCTCTTTGCTCAAACGTGCCAACCCAACTGGCGCCGGTGGGGCCAGAGTTCGCGTGGTTTGAAAATTCCCTGGGCCGTAATGATGCCGGTGATGAGTTCGGGTGGAGTGACGTCGAACCCAGGATTGGCGGCATGGCTCGTCGCGTTGGCCACCCGCACGTAAACGCGTCGTGGGGATCTCGTGGGCGAGGCGGATGAGGGCTGGTTTTTCAGAACCGCACCGAACTCTCTGCTCGTCAGAGGTCTCGAGGGGCTTCCCTTCCCTCTGGGGTCTGCCACCACACCCCAAGCCCCGAGCACCTCGCTTTCGTCCCGCTCTTCGATGGGAATGGCGGCGCCGGATTTCAGGCTCCAATCGATCGTTGAGAGTGGAATAGCGACGTAAAAAGGAATCCCGTGCCGGTGCGCCAGAACGGCTTTGCTGTAGGTGCCAATCTTGTTGGCCACTTCTCCGGTGCGGCCCAGGGTGCGGTCGCTGCCGACAATTACCAGGTCAATTCTCCCGCGTTGCATCAGGTGACCGGCGGCGCTATCGGCGATGACCTGATGCGATATGCCTTGCTGGGCCAATTCCCAGGCGGTCAGGGTAGCGCCTTGGGAGCGGGGGCGGGTCTCGTCGCAAAAGACGTGAAATGCCTTGCCTTGTTCATGAGCGGCATAAAGCGGGGCGGTAGCGCTGCCGATATCGACGAAAGCCAGCCAGCCGGCGTTGCAATGCGTCAGCACGTTCATTCCATTGCGAACCAATCTTGCGCCGTGGCGGCCAATATCGCGGCAATGACGCACATCTTCGTTGGCAAAATGCTCCGCAGCCGCCACAGCCAACTGCTGTTGTTCCTCGACCGTTTGGCCGGGCTGCATCGCCGCGCGAACGTGGTTCATGGCGTTGACTGGGTCCACGGCAGTGGGGCGGGCGGATTTCAGCGTTTGATAAACGCCCTCAACATGGCGGCTGAAGGCCTTTAGGTGGCGTCCGCGAAAGGCGCGGGCCCCTTGGGCCAGGCCGTAAGCAGCCGTGGCGCCGATTGCCCCGGCGCCGCGAACGACCATATCGGTGATGGCGCGGGCGGTCTGGCGGAAATCGCGGGCCTGAACAATGGCAAACTGATGCGGCAGGAGGCGTTGCTCGATCAGCAAAACGCGATTGGAATCCGCATCGAAAGAGACGGTACGGTACTGGCGGGCGCGCCCGCGAACGGTGACATTCACTAGCTGATCTTCACCTTCATCCGCCGGATTTTATCCTGGATGCCCCGGTAGAGCGGGTGTTTGCGGAGACGCCGCAAGTCCGGGTCGCGCGCAAGCCATTTAAAATCGCGGTAGCCCAGGGTGAGGGCGCGTTCGAGGGCGGAAACGGCCAGGTCGAAGTCGCCATTGAGAGAGTAGCTGCATGCGAGGTTGTAAAAGACCAGTGGATTGCGCGGTTCGAGCTTCGAGAGGCGTTCATCGACAGTCAAGCTGCGCTCGAACCTGCCGCGCTGGGTGTAATGGTCCCCCAAGACCTGCAAGGCTTCCACATAACCAGGGTCGCGGCCAACGATGCCTTCCAGGAACGTGATCTTGACATCCAGGTCACGCACTTCCTTCCGAGATAATCGCCTGGCTCGGGCACTGCTCTTTAGCGGCATACGACGGGCTGCATTGTTTGCAAGCCTCCCTTTGAAGTCAAGTAGCTGAGTGGCTAGAAAGAACGTTTTTAGTTTTTCTTAACTTTAAGTGCGATGATGCAGCAAAACTGGAAAAATGATTTTCCCTGGCGGATAAATGGCCTATTTTCCGGGC
Proteins encoded:
- the mtnA gene encoding S-methyl-5-thioribose-1-phosphate isomerase, whose amino-acid sequence is MNVTVRGRARQYRTVSFDADSNRVLLIEQRLLPHQFAIVQARDFRQTARAITDMVVRGAGAIGATAAYGLAQGARAFRGRHLKAFSRHVEGVYQTLKSARPTAVDPVNAMNHVRAAMQPGQTVEEQQQLAVAAAEHFANEDVRHCRDIGRHGARLVRNGMNVLTHCNAGWLAFVDIGSATAPLYAAHEQGKAFHVFCDETRPRSQGATLTAWELAQQGISHQVIADSAAGHLMQRGRIDLVIVGSDRTLGRTGEVANKIGTYSKAVLAHRHGIPFYVAIPLSTIDWSLKSGAAIPIEERDESEVLGAWGVVADPRGKGSPSRPLTSREFGAVLKNQPSSASPTRSPRRVYVRVANATSHAANPGFDVTPPELITGIITAQGIFKPRELWPHRRQLGWHV